A part of Myxococcus landrumus genomic DNA contains:
- a CDS encoding tetratricopeptide repeat protein: MAVAQAADMGAVAATNALLPLVEAYRPRCVAMCGVCAGRPEKTNLGDVIAAERLFFHDTGKRLPDTVEQDLKTYNLRDDWKVALEHFEFASRYRDESWWKARPVPHEWQEAWVLAKLNEELSDPGSISESAPFNLHWGKVIESLWDSGMVQDGMLALTEEGRRYINRLLIKHRNRFPDVGPSGQLHPFKVHVAPMGSGNQVVEDEDIWSFISESMRKTLGLEMEATALGQLAHAQRERRLTALVMKGVMDFANHGRDDHFKAFAARASAECLIAFLREHLDVEVVPDTDDLLVLGTGEMSPEVSPPSAQLHPRYEVVPFHTRGREAILAELGRWSNDGNKVAVRLLHAEGGIGKTRLAIEWIRQRKAEGWAAGFLSKDVPDNWFERLWMLGQQVLVVIDYAESRPDLRMLLMRVLRYSQQEGTGNLHRMRILLLARNSGDWWQSLLQTDIALGAWLDSTPPFRLPPLATEKTERERIFQEAAERFAALRGKAYVGPASVSLADECFDRVLYLHMAALASVEGLSFEANTLMDVILDHEERFWEMRAQQAAVPLAMQRSFARQLVAAATLRGGFPDASTASSIASRLLGHTPALEDRALLLLLQRVYQRPGEASGAFLPALEPDLLGEGIVLRVASPVLQGDRPPSDWIERVFPADDTSQAVSIGLEVLGRASTSHPNVVLHWLKQLLAGPLRPRARLALKAAKVVGKRTAFSALGLVLAERLQTDGDAGLARELEDDGIPDRTLSLRRVAEWVSRTLLEALPASGPDEVLDQRARHLDAFGRRLSHLGRNQEALPVMHEAVQLYRELGTRHPKKFEPNLASSIDHLGGILSELGRHEEALKALHDAADLRRVLMQDSPAKFRADFAISLNNVALVLNYLGRNKEAKSNALGAVAQSRILVQNQSATFWPDLAVSLNTLGLVLNGLGQHPEALKATREAAGLYRALTRIHADAFSSELAMSLGNLGNMMSDIGEYEDALDAAIEVVKLFRSLARDNHDAFGLDLARSLNNLGNRLSQLERNKEALAAASEAVSLCRAQERISPIPVRIELARQLCNLDAILSALNRHEEALTASREAVVIYRGLVQNDPSAFQPALANSLGNLGTTLGVLGQTEEALTAMQDCIKIFRSLAHDNPEAFQSPLAMCLNNLGSILSTVGRYEEAFTAVNAAVETIWPPFERIPRAFVQPAKSMLQFLQELHKHLQRPVPPLLRQRVSILENLP; encoded by the coding sequence GTGGCGGTCGCGCAGGCAGCGGACATGGGGGCCGTAGCGGCAACGAATGCACTGCTGCCACTGGTGGAAGCGTACCGACCTCGATGCGTGGCGATGTGCGGTGTGTGCGCGGGGCGTCCGGAAAAAACGAACCTCGGAGATGTCATTGCAGCAGAGCGGTTGTTCTTCCATGACACAGGGAAGCGGCTGCCAGACACCGTGGAGCAAGATCTCAAGACGTACAACCTCCGCGACGACTGGAAGGTCGCACTGGAGCACTTCGAGTTCGCCTCGCGTTACCGAGACGAATCGTGGTGGAAGGCGCGCCCCGTGCCTCATGAATGGCAGGAAGCATGGGTGTTGGCGAAGTTGAACGAGGAGCTCAGCGACCCCGGTTCAATTTCCGAGAGCGCTCCGTTCAATCTTCACTGGGGCAAGGTCATCGAGTCCCTGTGGGACTCCGGCATGGTGCAGGACGGCATGCTCGCCCTGACCGAAGAGGGGAGAAGATATATCAACCGGTTGCTGATCAAACACCGCAACCGCTTCCCAGATGTCGGTCCTTCGGGCCAGCTGCACCCTTTCAAGGTCCACGTCGCCCCCATGGGCAGTGGCAACCAGGTCGTCGAGGACGAGGACATCTGGAGCTTCATCTCCGAGTCCATGCGCAAGACGCTCGGACTCGAGATGGAGGCAACAGCCTTGGGCCAGCTGGCGCATGCCCAACGTGAACGGAGGCTCACCGCACTCGTGATGAAGGGCGTCATGGACTTCGCAAACCATGGCCGCGACGACCACTTCAAGGCGTTTGCCGCCCGTGCGTCGGCTGAATGCTTGATCGCCTTCCTCCGGGAGCACCTGGACGTGGAGGTTGTCCCCGATACAGATGATCTCCTGGTACTGGGGACAGGGGAGATGTCGCCGGAAGTTTCGCCCCCCTCCGCACAGCTCCACCCTCGATATGAAGTGGTCCCCTTCCACACGCGAGGGCGCGAAGCGATTCTCGCGGAGCTCGGGCGGTGGTCCAACGACGGCAACAAGGTCGCGGTGCGACTCCTCCATGCCGAGGGAGGGATAGGCAAGACTCGCCTCGCGATTGAATGGATCCGCCAGAGAAAGGCGGAGGGATGGGCAGCGGGGTTCCTTTCAAAAGACGTCCCTGACAATTGGTTCGAGCGCCTGTGGATGCTCGGCCAACAGGTGCTCGTGGTGATCGACTACGCGGAGAGCCGACCCGACCTGCGAATGCTCCTCATGCGGGTACTCCGCTACTCCCAACAAGAAGGCACGGGCAACCTCCATCGGATGCGCATCCTCCTCCTCGCGCGCAACAGCGGCGACTGGTGGCAATCACTGCTGCAGACCGATATCGCGTTGGGTGCATGGCTCGACTCAACACCTCCATTCCGCCTGCCACCACTGGCCACGGAGAAGACCGAACGAGAGAGAATCTTTCAAGAGGCGGCGGAGCGATTCGCCGCGCTGCGAGGCAAGGCCTATGTCGGGCCTGCCTCGGTGTCGCTGGCTGACGAGTGTTTTGACCGCGTGCTCTATCTGCACATGGCCGCGCTGGCATCAGTGGAAGGCCTCTCCTTTGAGGCGAACACGCTGATGGATGTCATTCTCGACCATGAGGAGCGCTTCTGGGAGATGCGCGCCCAGCAGGCGGCGGTCCCACTCGCGATGCAGCGCTCGTTCGCGCGCCAGCTCGTTGCCGCAGCCACCCTTCGAGGCGGATTCCCTGACGCATCGACAGCATCCAGCATCGCGAGCAGGCTCCTCGGGCACACTCCTGCCCTGGAGGACAGAGCGCTGCTTCTGTTGCTCCAGCGCGTCTACCAGCGGCCGGGTGAGGCTTCCGGCGCCTTTCTTCCCGCCCTGGAGCCAGACCTCCTGGGCGAGGGCATTGTGCTACGTGTCGCATCCCCCGTGCTCCAAGGAGACCGCCCTCCCTCTGACTGGATTGAGCGGGTCTTTCCCGCCGACGACACTTCCCAGGCAGTGAGCATTGGGCTGGAGGTTCTTGGCCGTGCGTCCACATCACACCCAAACGTGGTGCTGCATTGGCTCAAGCAGCTGCTCGCAGGCCCATTGCGCCCCCGTGCACGTCTCGCGCTCAAGGCAGCGAAAGTCGTTGGGAAGCGGACCGCGTTCTCTGCCTTGGGCCTCGTTCTCGCCGAGCGACTTCAAACGGACGGTGACGCAGGGCTGGCCCGCGAACTGGAGGACGATGGCATTCCAGATCGAACGCTGTCACTGCGAAGAGTTGCTGAATGGGTCAGCCGGACTCTGCTGGAGGCATTGCCTGCGTCGGGACCCGACGAAGTGCTAGACCAACGGGCGCGACATCTGGATGCATTCGGCCGGCGATTGAGCCACCTGGGCCGGAATCAAGAGGCGCTCCCGGTGATGCATGAAGCTGTCCAACTCTATCGAGAGCTGGGAACGCGCCACCCCAAGAAGTTCGAACCCAACCTTGCCAGCAGTATTGACCATCTGGGTGGCATTCTCAGTGAACTGGGGCGCCATGAAGAGGCACTAAAGGCACTGCACGATGCCGCAGATTTGCGCCGGGTTCTCATGCAAGACAGTCCCGCCAAATTCCGGGCTGACTTCGCCATCAGTCTAAACAATGTGGCACTTGTTTTGAACTATCTGGGTCGAAACAAGGAGGCAAAATCAAATGCACTCGGGGCTGTCGCCCAGAGCCGCATTCTGGTGCAGAATCAATCTGCCACGTTCTGGCCCGACCTCGCAGTGAGTCTCAATACATTGGGGCTTGTACTCAACGGGCTGGGACAGCACCCTGAGGCGCTCAAGGCCACGCGAGAGGCAGCCGGACTCTACCGTGCCCTGACCCGAATCCACGCCGACGCGTTCTCGTCCGAACTCGCCATGAGCCTGGGGAACCTCGGTAACATGATGAGCGATATCGGAGAGTATGAGGATGCCCTCGACGCCGCGATTGAGGTTGTCAAGCTCTTCCGAAGCCTGGCACGAGACAATCACGACGCATTTGGGCTCGATCTGGCCAGGAGCCTGAACAATCTGGGAAATCGACTAAGCCAATTAGAACGAAACAAGGAGGCACTCGCCGCCGCAAGCGAGGCGGTCTCCTTGTGCCGGGCGCAGGAGCGAATCAGCCCGATCCCCGTTCGGATCGAGCTCGCAAGGCAGCTCTGCAATCTCGATGCGATATTGAGCGCTCTAAATCGGCACGAAGAGGCGCTGACTGCCTCGCGTGAAGCGGTCGTTATCTACCGAGGCCTGGTGCAAAACGACCCTTCCGCGTTCCAGCCCGCCCTTGCCAACAGCCTCGGCAATCTAGGCACCACGTTGGGCGTACTCGGCCAGACCGAGGAAGCGCTCACGGCAATGCAAGACTGCATCAAGATCTTCCGGTCTCTTGCACACGATAACCCCGAAGCGTTTCAGTCGCCTCTCGCGATGTGCCTCAACAATCTGGGGAGTATTCTTTCTACCGTGGGTCGATATGAGGAAGCCTTCACGGCCGTGAACGCAGCCGTTGAGACCATTTGGCCCCCTTTCGAACGGATTCCCCGCGCATTCGTCCAACCGGCCAAAAGCATGCTTCAATTTCTCCAGGAGCTTCACAAGCACCTTCAGCGTCCAGTTCCCCCCTTGCTCAGGCAGCGCGTCTCCATTCTCGAGAACCTCCCCTGA
- a CDS encoding RCC1 domain-containing protein, producing MLPSIGMALVLLFSMSGCGEEDRRGVLFKGVVAPPGIVMVAGGREHTLALMADGTVWGRGSNFYGELGDGTTLNSLTLVQTVGLGDVATIAAGGLFSMAVKKDGTVWAWGYNGFGALGDGTTTDRWSPVQLQGLSDVTTVSISGYHTLALTHAGTIWAWGYNARGQLGDGTIEDRLTPVPVAGLTNVVAVSASTSGQYSLALKSDGSVWAWGSNSSGELGDGTWLERSTPAPVQGLTDIVSIAAARRHGMALKRDGTLWAWGANYYGQLGNGTRTSTRAPVKVQEPSGVISLMGGEDHSVALKLDGTVWTWGVNDQGQLGAGRDDIDSVIPLKVLRLTEVSAISAAWTHAMAMKQDGTVWAWGLNNRGQLGDGTTTNRNIPAEFLGL from the coding sequence ATGCTGCCATCCATCGGAATGGCGCTCGTGCTCCTCTTCTCCATGAGCGGCTGTGGCGAGGAGGATCGCCGGGGAGTGCTCTTCAAGGGAGTCGTGGCGCCGCCCGGCATCGTTATGGTCGCCGGAGGTCGGGAGCACACGTTGGCGCTGATGGCGGACGGCACGGTGTGGGGACGCGGCAGCAATTTCTACGGCGAACTCGGAGATGGGACGACTCTCAATAGCCTCACCCTGGTGCAGACCGTAGGGCTCGGAGACGTCGCGACGATTGCCGCTGGTGGCCTCTTCTCGATGGCCGTCAAGAAGGACGGCACTGTCTGGGCGTGGGGATACAACGGCTTCGGTGCGCTCGGCGATGGAACAACCACTGACCGGTGGTCTCCCGTTCAGCTCCAAGGACTCTCGGATGTGACCACTGTCTCCATCAGCGGATACCACACCCTTGCCCTGACTCACGCCGGCACTATCTGGGCATGGGGGTACAATGCCCGTGGCCAGCTCGGCGATGGAACCATCGAGGACCGGCTCACTCCCGTCCCCGTCGCCGGCCTCACGAATGTGGTCGCCGTCTCCGCGAGCACGAGTGGGCAGTACTCTCTCGCACTGAAGTCGGATGGCTCCGTCTGGGCGTGGGGCTCCAATTCCTCGGGTGAGCTGGGGGATGGCACATGGCTCGAGCGAAGCACTCCGGCGCCAGTGCAGGGACTCACGGACATCGTCTCCATCGCCGCTGCAAGGCGGCACGGCATGGCCCTGAAGCGAGATGGCACCCTGTGGGCGTGGGGGGCCAACTACTACGGACAGCTGGGGAATGGGACACGAACCTCCACGAGGGCTCCCGTCAAGGTGCAGGAGCCCTCGGGCGTCATCTCCCTGATGGGGGGAGAGGACCATTCGGTGGCCCTGAAGCTGGATGGCACCGTCTGGACTTGGGGTGTCAACGACCAGGGGCAGTTGGGGGCCGGGCGGGATGACATCGACAGCGTCATCCCTCTCAAGGTCTTGAGACTCACGGAGGTCAGCGCCATCTCGGCCGCTTGGACACATGCGATGGCGATGAAACAGGATGGTACGGTCTGGGCCTGGGGCCTCAACAACCGTGGTCAGCTTGGTGATGGGACGACCACCAACAGGAACATCCCTGCTGAATTCCTCGGGTTGTGA
- a CDS encoding AraC family transcriptional regulator — translation MPWLAPSDPFDPDQQAAPVSGIASRLVRHDSGLHSHQRGQLLFAHAGSIRMTLPGMISMLPPIRVAWIPPATPHRVLIRGEVEYRSIYLDTSRIAPPTEGPAILSMTPLLREVFERISLAPFKTDWDKGAAANLLAVCLDELRTAHREPMLLPVPGDPRLARLNLEELPPELMELADLVGASTRTITRIFRRETGMTYQAWRQSWRLLRAVDLLASGESVSRVASDLGFASDSAFIAFFRQMTGETPRRYLRGRT, via the coding sequence ATGCCCTGGTTAGCGCCCAGCGACCCGTTTGACCCCGACCAGCAGGCGGCGCCGGTCAGCGGCATCGCCTCGCGACTGGTGCGCCACGACTCGGGCTTGCACAGCCACCAGCGGGGGCAGCTCTTGTTCGCCCATGCTGGCTCCATCCGCATGACGCTGCCGGGAATGATATCGATGCTGCCCCCGATTCGGGTGGCCTGGATTCCTCCGGCGACTCCGCATCGCGTGTTGATTCGTGGTGAGGTGGAGTATCGGTCCATCTACCTCGACACGTCTCGCATCGCGCCCCCGACCGAGGGGCCGGCCATCCTGTCGATGACACCGCTGCTGCGTGAGGTGTTCGAACGCATCAGCCTCGCGCCCTTCAAGACCGACTGGGACAAGGGCGCCGCGGCGAATCTCCTGGCGGTCTGCTTGGACGAGCTTCGAACGGCCCACCGCGAGCCGATGCTCTTGCCGGTGCCGGGAGATCCTCGGCTCGCTCGGCTCAATCTCGAGGAATTGCCGCCGGAGCTCATGGAGCTCGCGGACCTGGTGGGTGCCAGCACTCGCACCATCACCCGCATCTTCCGGCGCGAGACGGGGATGACCTACCAGGCCTGGAGGCAGAGCTGGCGGCTCTTGAGGGCGGTGGACCTGCTGGCCTCGGGAGAGAGCGTGAGCCGCGTCGCCTCCGACCTGGGCTTCGCGAGCGACAGCGCCTTCATCGCCTTCTTCCGACAGATGACCGGCGAGACGCCGAGGCGATATCTGCGTGGCAGGACCTGA
- a CDS encoding MFS transporter yields MSRRPPLLLALLLLSFPQFVETIYSPALPLIATGYRVTPAEAGQTLSLWFAAFAFGVVAWGRLSDLWGRRPALLAGLTLYAAGAAWAMVAGDFSQLLAARLMSAFGAAVGSIVTQTALRDSHAGAELGRVFAVLGLALAISPAVGLFAGQFIAANAGHRGVFATLGVLAALLLGLSFWRWPETRPATVSVAPFWPTFRAMLRDRGIWRSALLIAAFNAAIFSWYQLGPFRFAALEHPGLSFGQSGFLLAAGALAGALMNRALLRRGWTAEALISLGTLLLVAGAALVIVLAALLPQSLAFLSGMTLVSSAYAIAIPNVLAIALRAYADRFGTAGAILSLVYYNLLGAGLVLAGYGQRLELALAVCALLAVFMRARPTTG; encoded by the coding sequence ATGTCTCGCCGTCCGCCGCTCCTGCTCGCCCTTCTGCTGCTGAGCTTTCCGCAGTTCGTTGAAACCATCTACAGCCCGGCCCTTCCGCTGATTGCCACCGGCTATCGCGTCACCCCCGCCGAGGCGGGACAGACATTGTCTCTGTGGTTCGCGGCCTTCGCGTTCGGCGTGGTGGCCTGGGGCCGGCTCTCGGACCTGTGGGGCCGCCGCCCCGCGCTGCTCGCGGGCCTGACGCTCTATGCGGCGGGTGCGGCCTGGGCGATGGTCGCCGGTGATTTCTCACAATTGCTGGCGGCACGGCTCATGTCCGCCTTCGGGGCGGCGGTGGGCTCCATCGTGACCCAGACAGCGCTGCGCGACAGCCACGCGGGCGCGGAGCTCGGCCGGGTCTTCGCGGTGCTCGGGCTGGCGCTGGCCATCAGTCCCGCCGTGGGCCTGTTCGCAGGACAATTCATCGCGGCCAATGCCGGGCACAGGGGCGTCTTCGCGACCCTCGGAGTGCTCGCGGCGCTCCTCCTCGGATTGAGCTTCTGGCGCTGGCCTGAAACCCGCCCCGCGACGGTGTCTGTCGCCCCCTTCTGGCCCACCTTCCGCGCCATGCTCCGCGACCGTGGAATCTGGCGCAGCGCCCTGCTGATCGCCGCCTTCAATGCCGCGATCTTCTCCTGGTACCAGTTGGGCCCCTTCCGCTTCGCGGCGTTGGAGCACCCGGGGCTCTCATTCGGGCAGAGCGGCTTCCTGCTCGCCGCCGGTGCCCTGGCGGGGGCGCTGATGAACCGTGCCCTGTTGCGCCGGGGTTGGACGGCGGAAGCCTTGATATCGCTCGGAACCCTCCTCCTGGTGGCGGGGGCCGCGCTCGTCATCGTGCTCGCGGCGCTCCTGCCGCAAAGCCTTGCATTCCTGTCCGGCATGACGCTGGTTTCGTCTGCCTATGCCATCGCGATTCCCAATGTGCTGGCCATCGCCCTGCGTGCCTATGCGGATCGCTTCGGGACCGCTGGCGCCATCCTGAGCCTCGTCTATTACAACCTCCTCGGCGCGGGACTGGTGCTCGCGGGCTATGGCCAGCGCCTCGAGCTGGCGTTGGCCGTCTGTGCCCTGCTGGCGGTGTTCATGCGAGCCCGGCCGACGACAGGGTGA
- a CDS encoding DUF2378 family protein, translating to MSQERVIFGNTVDSLYLKTLDKDLSYELRNELRELGMDLDGPLQAAYPHSVWVRCLDTVGRALHPEKPLEEARRMLARRMIEGYAQTVMGAAVLTLARVLGPMRSLGRMTHNFRSGNNFTETRVNVVSPNTAELWFNEPAATEGFVEGVLEEGLHRIGVRGLTISRTRHDAESCTYRLEWYDPSAR from the coding sequence ATGAGCCAGGAGCGCGTCATCTTCGGCAACACGGTGGACAGCCTCTACCTGAAGACGCTCGACAAGGACCTGTCCTACGAGCTGCGCAACGAGTTGCGCGAGCTGGGCATGGACCTGGACGGCCCCCTCCAGGCCGCCTATCCCCATTCGGTGTGGGTGCGGTGCCTGGACACCGTGGGCCGCGCCCTGCATCCGGAGAAGCCCCTGGAGGAGGCGCGCCGGATGCTCGCCCGGCGGATGATTGAGGGCTACGCCCAGACGGTGATGGGCGCGGCGGTCCTCACCCTGGCGCGGGTGCTGGGCCCCATGCGCTCGCTGGGCCGGATGACGCACAACTTCCGCAGCGGCAACAACTTCACGGAGACCCGCGTCAACGTGGTCTCCCCCAACACCGCGGAGCTCTGGTTCAACGAGCCGGCGGCCACCGAGGGCTTCGTCGAGGGGGTGCTGGAGGAGGGACTGCATCGCATCGGCGTGCGCGGCCTCACCATTTCCCGCACCCGACACGACGCGGAGTCCTGTACCTATCGGCTCGAGTGGTACGACCCTTCCGCGCGCTGA
- a CDS encoding DUF2383 domain-containing protein produces MAHTDKDVDTLNSFLRGEISAVETYRQAIGHVSDDVRRRTLEECRLDHEHRVEALRERILQMEGKPAEGSGVWGAFAKVVQGGANALGEGAAITALEEGEDVGLREYERDANKVHGDLRRFVRMELLPAQKSTHKKLSHLKHTLH; encoded by the coding sequence ATGGCGCACACCGACAAGGATGTCGACACGCTCAATTCCTTCCTCCGAGGAGAGATTTCCGCCGTGGAGACCTACCGGCAGGCGATAGGGCACGTCTCCGACGACGTGCGGCGGCGCACGCTGGAGGAGTGCCGGCTGGACCATGAGCACCGGGTGGAGGCGCTGCGCGAGCGCATCCTGCAAATGGAGGGGAAGCCCGCCGAGGGCTCGGGGGTCTGGGGGGCGTTCGCGAAGGTGGTGCAGGGGGGCGCGAACGCGCTGGGGGAGGGGGCGGCCATCACCGCGCTGGAGGAGGGCGAGGACGTGGGCCTGCGCGAGTACGAGCGTGACGCGAACAAGGTCCACGGGGACCTGCGGCGCTTCGTGCGCATGGAGCTGCTGCCCGCGCAGAAGAGCACCCACAAGAAGCTCAGCCACCTGAAGCACACGCTCCACTGA
- a CDS encoding MFS transporter has translation MTAPSASPSRPFVTFALVWLGQFVSLFGSGLTSFALGAHVYKLTGSTTRFVLMSFCATLPVALLSPFAGVLVDRWDRRKAMLWSDVGSGVTTAIIWVLLILSEAGHLSFQAWYLYPIVFLSGCCNAFRWPAWTATTPLLIPKQHLGRASGMAELGVAISQISSPVVAGVLVGVIGLHGVLFIDMCSFLFAAGVLVSVRFPSPPPRVTQVTGPRTMRADLLEALRFVRERPGLKYLLAFTTFTNASLILVMLLITPLVLGFTDMANLGLIASISGLGMLGGGIVTSVWGGTKRRIRGVAGFPILAALMLLLAALPPSVPLIATAAMLFLFSMPMTTANSQVLWQTKVPLELQGRVAALRKTSGHTGVLLVTLLAGPLADRIFEPWMAPGGALAGSVGRVLGTGPGRGIALLFVLLGLTVLCAVGLFLLSPRARRVQDELPDAIPAHPLAPSPSSTPHSADAAPDSALPATGNTPS, from the coding sequence ATGACCGCCCCGTCTGCCTCACCGTCGCGCCCGTTTGTCACCTTCGCCCTCGTGTGGTTGGGACAGTTCGTCTCCCTGTTCGGCTCGGGGTTGACGTCGTTCGCGCTGGGGGCGCACGTCTACAAGCTCACCGGCTCCACCACGCGCTTCGTGCTGATGTCGTTCTGCGCGACGTTGCCGGTGGCGCTGCTGTCGCCCTTCGCGGGTGTGCTGGTGGACCGGTGGGACCGCAGGAAGGCGATGTTGTGGAGCGACGTGGGCTCGGGCGTCACCACGGCCATCATCTGGGTGCTGCTCATCCTGTCGGAGGCGGGGCACCTGTCGTTCCAGGCCTGGTACCTGTACCCCATCGTCTTCCTGTCGGGCTGCTGCAACGCGTTCCGGTGGCCCGCGTGGACGGCCACCACGCCACTGCTCATCCCCAAGCAGCACCTGGGCCGGGCCAGCGGCATGGCGGAGCTGGGCGTCGCCATCAGCCAGATTTCATCCCCCGTGGTGGCCGGCGTGCTGGTGGGCGTCATCGGGCTGCACGGGGTGCTCTTCATCGACATGTGCAGCTTCTTGTTCGCCGCGGGCGTGCTCGTCTCGGTGCGCTTCCCGTCGCCCCCCCCGAGGGTGACGCAGGTGACGGGGCCTCGCACGATGAGGGCGGACCTGTTGGAGGCGCTGCGCTTCGTGCGTGAGCGGCCCGGGCTGAAGTACCTGCTGGCCTTCACCACCTTCACCAACGCGAGCCTCATCCTGGTGATGCTGCTCATCACCCCGCTGGTGCTCGGCTTCACGGACATGGCGAACCTGGGCCTGATTGCCTCCATCTCCGGCCTGGGCATGCTGGGGGGCGGCATCGTCACCAGCGTGTGGGGAGGCACGAAGCGCCGCATCCGCGGTGTCGCCGGCTTCCCCATCCTCGCCGCGCTCATGCTGCTGTTGGCCGCGCTCCCGCCCAGCGTGCCGTTGATCGCCACCGCGGCGATGTTGTTCCTGTTCTCCATGCCGATGACCACCGCGAACTCGCAGGTGCTCTGGCAGACCAAGGTGCCGCTGGAGCTCCAGGGGCGCGTGGCCGCGCTGCGCAAGACGTCGGGACACACGGGTGTGTTGCTCGTCACGCTGCTCGCGGGCCCGCTGGCCGACCGCATCTTCGAGCCTTGGATGGCGCCGGGCGGAGCCCTCGCGGGAAGCGTGGGGCGGGTACTGGGCACGGGCCCGGGCCGCGGCATCGCGCTGCTCTTCGTTCTTCTGGGCCTCACGGTGCTGTGCGCCGTGGGCCTCTTCCTGCTGTCACCTCGCGCGCGGCGCGTCCAGGACGAGCTCCCGGATGCGATTCCCGCCCATCCGCTCGCCCCATCACCTTCCTCCACACCCCACTCGGCTGACGCCGCGCCTGACAGCGCGCTCCCAGCGACGGGCAACACCCCGTCCTGA